In one Deltaproteobacteria bacterium genomic region, the following are encoded:
- a CDS encoding stage II sporulation protein E (SpoIIE): protein MEAVSTRLIEWGVAELALGGQVENGDCCVVQPFAGGVLLAAVDGLGHGHEAAAAARIAAATLGQFASEPLAALFYRCHEGLRHTRGVVMSLASFHAGEPTMAWCGVGSVAGVLQRVGPFGSPASDTLLLRSGVVGSHLPPLRASTYAVNPGDTLILATDGIRPGFAEELLPLVPPQPAADRILSRYARGTDDALVLVARYRGGTA from the coding sequence ATGGAAGCGGTGAGCACGCGGCTCATCGAGTGGGGCGTCGCCGAGCTGGCGCTCGGCGGACAGGTCGAGAACGGCGACTGCTGCGTGGTCCAGCCGTTCGCGGGCGGCGTCCTGCTGGCGGCGGTGGACGGCCTCGGCCACGGCCACGAGGCGGCCGCCGCGGCGAGAATCGCGGCAGCCACGCTCGGCCAATTCGCCTCCGAGCCCCTGGCCGCGCTGTTCTACCGCTGCCACGAAGGGCTCCGCCACACGCGCGGAGTGGTGATGAGCTTGGCGTCGTTCCACGCCGGCGAACCGACGATGGCGTGGTGCGGGGTGGGCAGCGTGGCGGGCGTGCTCCAGCGCGTCGGGCCGTTCGGCAGCCCGGCGTCCGATACGCTGCTGCTGCGCTCCGGGGTCGTGGGGAGCCACCTGCCGCCGCTGCGCGCCTCGACGTACGCCGTCAATCCGGGCGATACGCTGATCCTCGCCACGGACGGGATCCGCCCCGGGTTTGCGGAAGAGCTGCTCCCGCTCGTCCCGCCGCAACCGGCGGCCGACCGCATCCTCTCCCGCTACGCCCGTGGCACGGACGACGCCCTGGTGCTGGTGGCGCGTTATCGTGGAGGCACGGCTTGA
- a CDS encoding anti-sigma regulatory factor encodes MGRERRRAAASDGPAPRPKAADVDRPGETSIPVRSDADVVFARQKGRELAAALGFGPTDLTLVATAISELTRNIVLYAKRGRIVLKSIERDGTLGIMVVARDDGPGIPNVARALQSGFSTSGGLGLGLPGVRRLTDEFDIVSEVGRGTTVTVKKWKR; translated from the coding sequence GTGGGCCGTGAGCGGCGACGCGCAGCGGCATCCGACGGTCCGGCGCCTCGACCGAAGGCGGCGGACGTCGACCGGCCCGGCGAGACTTCGATCCCGGTTCGCTCGGATGCCGATGTGGTCTTCGCCCGCCAGAAGGGGCGGGAGCTCGCGGCCGCGCTGGGATTCGGACCCACCGATCTCACGCTGGTTGCCACGGCGATCTCCGAGCTGACCCGCAACATCGTCCTCTACGCCAAGCGCGGCCGCATCGTCCTGAAGAGCATCGAGCGGGACGGGACGCTCGGGATCATGGTGGTCGCCCGCGACGACGGTCCGGGGATCCCCAATGTCGCCCGGGCCCTGCAGAGCGGCTTCTCCACCTCCGGCGGCCTGGGCCTCGGGCTCCCGGGTGTCAGGCGGCTCACCGACGAGTTCGACATCGTCTCCGAGGTCGGCCGGGGGACCACCGTGACGGTGAAGAAATGGAAGCGGTGA
- a CDS encoding STAS domain-containing protein — translation MVVPILKQGHYLIATIPTALTDADLRGFRDGLVAQVGRCRSRGVVVDITALDVMDSFAVRTLRDVAHMTRLRGAETVIVGIQPEVAFSMVELGLTLEDVNTALDLEEGLALLDRKRKRIVKEGEARGP, via the coding sequence ATGGTGGTGCCGATCCTCAAGCAAGGCCACTACCTCATCGCGACCATTCCGACGGCGCTCACCGACGCCGACTTGCGAGGTTTCCGAGACGGCCTGGTCGCCCAGGTGGGCCGGTGCCGCTCGCGCGGGGTGGTCGTCGACATCACCGCGCTCGACGTGATGGACTCGTTTGCCGTCCGAACGTTGCGGGACGTCGCGCACATGACCCGGCTGCGCGGGGCCGAGACGGTGATCGTCGGCATCCAGCCCGAGGTGGCGTTCTCCATGGTGGAGCTGGGGCTGACGCTGGAGGACGTCAACACCGCGCTCGACCTGGAAGAAGGGCTCGCGCTGCTGGACAGGAAGAGGAAGCGGATCGTCAAGGAAGGGGAGGCCCGTGGGCCGTGA
- a CDS encoding STAS domain-containing protein, with amino-acid sequence MRAHRSQARVESARPPSGRPRAGRRAAEPRVEPPAGASTGVLLRELVAHLRRARTRLRDEWAERIIDARLLSAMSREEIFAEATSVYDNYLDALETGTLEALQAYARNLSERIIPRGVETHEVVGIVLLLRDVLARSLFAKYQADFEMLNRVLDAYEPAANRIAITVAVGFVQERERVIREQQEAIRELSTPVLPVRERLLILPIIGLIDAQRARQLTEQLLRAIRANRAKVVVIDITGVPAMDSNVANHLVRTVDASRLLGAMVIVTGLSPEIAQTLVTLGVDLSKMNTVGDLQGGIEEAERLLEEKP; translated from the coding sequence ATGAGAGCGCATCGGTCCCAAGCGCGGGTGGAGTCGGCCCGCCCGCCGTCCGGGCGCCCGAGGGCCGGCCGGCGCGCTGCCGAGCCACGAGTGGAGCCACCGGCCGGCGCCTCGACGGGGGTGCTGCTGCGTGAGCTCGTGGCGCACCTCCGGCGGGCCCGCACCCGGCTTCGTGACGAATGGGCCGAGCGGATCATCGACGCGCGCCTGCTCAGTGCCATGAGCCGGGAGGAGATCTTCGCGGAAGCCACGTCGGTGTACGACAACTACCTCGATGCCCTGGAGACCGGGACCCTCGAGGCGCTGCAGGCATACGCCCGAAACCTGTCCGAGCGCATCATCCCGCGAGGTGTCGAGACCCACGAGGTGGTCGGCATCGTGCTGCTGCTGCGCGATGTGCTCGCCCGCTCGCTGTTCGCCAAGTACCAGGCCGACTTCGAGATGCTGAACCGGGTCCTCGACGCCTACGAGCCCGCCGCAAACCGCATCGCGATCACCGTGGCCGTGGGGTTCGTGCAGGAGCGCGAGCGCGTGATCCGCGAGCAGCAGGAAGCCATCCGTGAGCTGTCCACGCCCGTGTTGCCGGTCCGCGAGCGGCTGCTCATCCTGCCCATCATCGGCCTCATCGACGCCCAGCGCGCCCGCCAGCTGACCGAGCAGCTGCTGCGCGCCATCCGCGCCAACCGCGCCAAGGTGGTGGTGATCGACATCACGGGCGTCCCGGCCATGGACTCGAACGTGGCGAACCACCTGGTGCGGACCGTGGACGCGTCGCGGCTCCTGGGCGCGATGGTGATCGTCACCGGTCTGTCACCCGAGATCGCCCAGACCCTGGTCACCCTCGGCGTCGACCTGAGCAAGATGAATACCGTCGGCGACCTGCAGGGCGGCATCGAGGAAGCGGAACGGTTGCTCGAGGAGAAGCCCTAG
- a CDS encoding inositol-3-phosphate synthase has product MKNGQTVRVAIIGVGNCASSLVQGVEFYRSAAEDGFVPGLMHVNLGGYRIDRVEFSAAFDVVESKVGLDLSEAIFAAPNNTIKFTDVPKLNVRVDRGMTHDGLGKYLGSRVKKARGSTADIVKILTDTGTDVVVNYLPVGSEMATKWYIEQVLDAGCGFVNCIPVFVASQPYWAKRFADRGLPIIGDDIKSQVGATILHRVLANLFRERGVRLDRTYQLNFGGNMDFYNMLDRERLESKKISKTGAVTSQLDYALPADAIHVGPSDYVPWLTDRKWAYIRLEGTTFGNVPLNTEVKMEVWDSPNSAGVVIDAVRCAKLALDRGIAGPLEGPSAYLMKTPPKQYTDDQARQLIEDFIGGSWIAAPQLERRARESLHGRAVGGAASRDPGRSITNDGDSSRRESVG; this is encoded by the coding sequence ATGAAGAACGGTCAAACGGTGCGGGTTGCGATCATCGGCGTCGGCAATTGCGCCTCGTCGCTGGTGCAGGGGGTCGAGTTCTACCGCAGCGCCGCCGAAGACGGGTTCGTCCCCGGCCTGATGCATGTCAACCTGGGCGGGTATCGTATCGACCGCGTCGAGTTCTCCGCCGCCTTCGATGTCGTCGAGAGCAAGGTCGGTCTGGACCTGTCCGAGGCGATCTTCGCCGCTCCCAACAACACCATCAAGTTCACCGACGTGCCGAAGCTGAACGTGCGCGTCGACCGCGGCATGACCCACGACGGCCTGGGCAAGTACCTCGGCAGCCGGGTGAAGAAGGCGCGGGGGTCGACCGCCGACATCGTGAAGATCCTCACAGACACCGGCACCGATGTGGTCGTGAACTACCTGCCGGTCGGTTCGGAGATGGCGACCAAGTGGTACATCGAGCAGGTCCTCGATGCCGGCTGCGGGTTCGTCAACTGCATCCCGGTCTTCGTGGCCTCGCAGCCGTACTGGGCCAAGCGCTTCGCCGACCGCGGGCTGCCGATCATTGGCGACGACATCAAGAGCCAGGTGGGCGCGACGATCCTCCATCGCGTGCTGGCCAATCTGTTCCGGGAGCGCGGCGTGCGACTCGACCGGACCTACCAGCTCAACTTCGGCGGCAACATGGACTTCTACAACATGCTGGATCGCGAGCGGCTGGAGTCCAAGAAGATCTCCAAGACCGGCGCGGTGACCAGCCAGCTCGACTATGCGCTGCCGGCGGACGCGATCCACGTCGGGCCGAGCGACTACGTGCCATGGCTGACCGACCGCAAGTGGGCCTACATCCGGCTGGAAGGCACGACCTTCGGGAACGTGCCGCTCAACACCGAGGTCAAGATGGAGGTGTGGGACAGCCCGAACAGCGCCGGGGTGGTGATCGACGCGGTGCGCTGCGCCAAGCTGGCCCTCGACCGCGGGATCGCCGGGCCGCTGGAGGGTCCATCGGCCTATCTGATGAAGACGCCGCCGAAGCAGTATACCGACGATCAAGCGCGCCAGCTCATCGAGGACTTCATAGGCGGCTCGTGGATAGCGGCTCCACAGCTCGAGCGCCGCGCGCGCGAGTCTCTCCATGGCCGAGCGGTTGGCGGCGCCGCATCACGCGACCCGGGGCGATCGATCACGAACGATGGTGATTCCTCGCGCAGGGAAAGCGTGGGATGA
- a CDS encoding ATP-grasp domain-containing protein: protein MRLYFMLALQTPVAPNPVLVETFAILRKRGLDIEIGIGEELVLPLDRIVVSHDLYILKSHAALWLSLAEIIHMHGGRLLNPFPACLAAQNKIVAVQLMQAAGVPTPRSWVTADLTVLRSLVQEQPVIIKPYNGGRGIGIRVMRSSRELTDAPRPAEPVLIQEYVPPYDEVKVYVIGEEAFGVRTRSRLGEARRRPCGISDEVRAIALRCGRLFGLGLYGLDVIEGADGPLVVDLNYFPSYQAVPGAGARIADFIEGYALGGVCAGVPAQIGSRDGLVNLAELRELPT from the coding sequence ATGAGATTGTATTTCATGCTGGCGTTGCAGACGCCCGTCGCGCCAAATCCCGTTCTGGTCGAGACGTTCGCCATTCTGCGGAAGCGAGGGCTCGATATCGAGATCGGCATCGGGGAGGAATTGGTCTTACCGCTGGATCGCATCGTGGTGTCGCACGATCTCTACATCCTGAAGTCGCACGCCGCGTTGTGGTTGAGCCTGGCAGAGATCATTCACATGCATGGCGGCCGCCTGCTCAATCCCTTCCCGGCCTGCCTCGCCGCTCAAAACAAGATTGTCGCCGTCCAGCTCATGCAGGCTGCCGGCGTTCCGACCCCGCGGTCGTGGGTGACGGCGGACCTCACCGTGCTGCGGTCGCTCGTCCAGGAGCAGCCGGTGATCATCAAGCCGTACAACGGAGGACGGGGCATAGGCATTCGGGTCATGCGCAGCTCGCGCGAGCTGACCGACGCGCCGCGGCCGGCGGAGCCCGTGCTGATTCAGGAGTACGTCCCACCGTATGATGAAGTGAAGGTCTACGTCATCGGCGAGGAAGCCTTCGGGGTACGCACGCGCTCCCGGCTGGGCGAGGCCCGGCGCCGGCCCTGCGGAATCAGCGACGAAGTGCGGGCGATCGCGCTCCGCTGTGGCCGGCTGTTTGGCCTGGGCCTGTATGGACTGGACGTGATCGAAGGCGCGGACGGACCGCTGGTCGTCGACCTGAACTATTTCCCAAGTTACCAAGCCGTACCGGGCGCCGGGGCGCGGATCGCCGATTTCATCGAAGGCTACGCCCTTGGAGGAGTCTGCGCCGGTGTGCCCGCGCAGATCGGCAGTCGTGATGGCCTGGTCAACCTAGCCGAGCTGAGGGAGCTACCAACATGA
- the tldD gene encoding metalloprotease TldD, whose amino-acid sequence MDVADPRQFFLERFGLSDRALEHVLGTALERRADHAECYFEFRVNQTASLEDGVVKKATRNVSQGVGVRVLAGTRTGYAYSDEVSLERLEIAARTARFIADERAGDRGLPAPSGPRAPHDLYALSEPPIETPVPDQVALLARLDAVARAADPAITNVLAGLGTEHRVVLVVNSAGVFVGDVRPLVHLTVTCIAERGQNRQQGTYGGGGRLPFSALTDGRAERFAREAARQALTNLEAIAAPAGTMTVVLGPGWPGILLHEAVGHGLEGDFNRKRVSAFTDRIGTRVASELCTVIDDGTIPLRRGSLNIDDEGTPTGRTVLIEKGILRGYLQDRLNASLMGMPLTGNGRRESYAHVPMPRMTNTFMLAGEDAPEDIIRSVDRGLYAVSFGGGQVDITSGKFVFSASEAYVIEGGRVGRPVKGATLIGNGPDVLQRISRVGADLQLDEGIGTCGKDGQSVPVGVGLPTVRIDGLTVGGTQA is encoded by the coding sequence ATGGACGTCGCCGACCCCCGGCAGTTCTTCCTCGAGCGCTTCGGGCTCTCGGACCGGGCGCTCGAGCACGTGCTCGGCACCGCCCTCGAGCGGCGGGCGGATCATGCCGAGTGCTACTTCGAGTTCCGCGTGAATCAGACCGCCTCGCTGGAGGACGGCGTCGTCAAAAAGGCCACCCGGAACGTCAGCCAGGGGGTCGGCGTCCGCGTGCTCGCGGGGACGCGCACCGGCTACGCGTATTCCGACGAGGTCTCGCTCGAGCGGCTCGAGATCGCCGCGCGCACGGCGCGCTTCATCGCGGACGAGCGCGCCGGCGACCGCGGGCTGCCGGCCCCGAGCGGTCCGCGGGCGCCGCACGACCTCTACGCGCTCAGCGAGCCGCCCATCGAGACCCCGGTGCCCGACCAGGTGGCGCTCCTCGCGCGGCTCGACGCCGTGGCACGCGCCGCGGACCCGGCGATCACCAACGTGCTCGCGGGCCTCGGCACCGAGCACCGCGTCGTGCTGGTCGTCAACTCCGCGGGGGTGTTCGTCGGCGACGTGCGGCCGCTCGTCCACCTGACGGTCACCTGCATCGCCGAGCGCGGACAGAATCGGCAGCAGGGTACCTACGGCGGCGGCGGGCGGCTCCCGTTCTCCGCGCTCACCGACGGCCGCGCCGAGCGCTTCGCGCGTGAGGCGGCGCGCCAGGCGCTCACCAACCTCGAGGCAATCGCCGCGCCGGCGGGCACGATGACCGTCGTCCTCGGCCCGGGCTGGCCCGGCATCCTGCTCCACGAGGCGGTCGGCCACGGGCTCGAAGGCGACTTCAACCGCAAGCGCGTCTCGGCCTTCACCGACCGGATCGGCACGCGCGTCGCGTCGGAGCTGTGCACCGTGATCGACGACGGCACCATCCCCCTCCGGCGCGGCTCGCTCAACATCGACGACGAGGGCACACCCACGGGCCGCACCGTGCTGATCGAGAAGGGCATCCTGCGCGGCTACCTGCAGGACCGCCTGAACGCGTCGCTCATGGGCATGCCGCTCACCGGCAACGGCCGGCGCGAGAGCTACGCGCACGTGCCGATGCCGCGCATGACGAACACCTTCATGCTGGCCGGCGAGGACGCGCCCGAGGACATCATCCGCTCGGTCGACCGGGGCCTGTACGCCGTCTCCTTCGGGGGTGGGCAGGTGGACATCACGAGCGGCAAGTTCGTCTTCTCGGCGAGCGAGGCCTACGTCATCGAGGGCGGCAGGGTCGGACGGCCGGTGAAGGGCGCCACGCTCATCGGCAACGGCCCCGACGTGCTGCAGCGCATCTCGCGCGTGGGCGCCGACCTCCAGCTCGACGAGGGCATCGGCACCTGCGGCAAGGACGGCCAGTCGGTGCCGGTCGGCGTCGGGCTGCCGACCGTGCGGATCGACGGGCTGACGGTCGGCGGCACGCAGGCGTAG
- a CDS encoding TldD/PmbA family protein — protein sequence MDLRDLAGDLVARACAAGARAADVLVGESEGLSVTVRLGETEKLKRARQRRAGLRVLVGNSTAIVSTADLSPPALDALVRDACALARATAPDPHAGLPDPVDLAREQPDLDLYDPAIEGLEPPAALALAREAEAAALGVAPEITNSEGAEFGGEGGQVAYASSLGFAGTYSGTHWGLSVSPVATRDGTMQRDSWYTAHRKLGALDPPAEVGREAARRAVRRLGARRVPTGEYPVVFDPQTAASLLRHLAGAIAGPALYRRASFLLGRLGEPIASPHVTVEDDPLRPAAPGSRPFDAEGVASRRLVVVEAGVLQSYLLDAYSARRLGLRPTGHAARSFGDAPGAAPTNFFLAPGPHPPEAIIGSIEAGLYVTELIGFGVNGVTGDYSRGAAGLWIERGELAYPVEEITIAGTLPAMFRGIEMVGNDLVFRNAIAAPTLKIERMTVAGA from the coding sequence ATGGACCTCCGCGACCTCGCCGGCGACCTCGTGGCGCGGGCGTGCGCCGCCGGCGCGCGGGCCGCGGACGTGCTCGTCGGTGAGAGCGAGGGGCTCTCGGTCACGGTGCGCCTGGGCGAGACCGAGAAGCTCAAGCGCGCTCGCCAGCGCCGCGCGGGGCTGCGCGTCCTCGTCGGCAACTCGACCGCCATCGTCTCGACCGCGGACCTCTCGCCGCCCGCGCTCGACGCGCTCGTGCGCGATGCCTGCGCGCTCGCCCGCGCCACGGCGCCCGACCCGCATGCCGGGCTCCCCGATCCCGTCGACCTCGCGCGCGAGCAGCCCGACCTCGACCTCTACGACCCGGCAATCGAAGGGCTGGAGCCCCCGGCGGCGCTCGCGCTCGCGCGAGAGGCGGAGGCCGCCGCGCTCGGTGTCGCTCCCGAGATCACCAACTCCGAGGGGGCGGAGTTCGGCGGCGAGGGAGGCCAGGTGGCCTACGCCTCGAGCCTCGGCTTCGCGGGCACCTACAGCGGCACGCACTGGGGTCTCAGCGTGTCGCCGGTTGCAACCCGTGACGGGACGATGCAGCGCGACTCCTGGTACACCGCGCACCGCAAGCTCGGGGCGCTCGACCCGCCCGCCGAGGTCGGCCGCGAGGCGGCGCGGCGCGCGGTGAGGCGGCTCGGTGCGCGCCGCGTACCGACCGGCGAGTACCCCGTCGTGTTCGACCCCCAGACGGCGGCGTCGCTGCTGCGCCACCTGGCGGGTGCGATTGCGGGTCCCGCCCTCTACCGGCGCGCGTCCTTCCTGCTCGGCCGGCTGGGCGAGCCGATCGCGTCGCCGCATGTGACCGTCGAGGACGACCCGTTGCGCCCCGCGGCGCCGGGCTCGCGGCCGTTCGACGCCGAGGGCGTGGCGTCGCGGCGCCTCGTGGTCGTCGAGGCGGGCGTGCTGCAGAGCTACCTGCTCGACGCCTACTCGGCGCGCCGGCTGGGCCTCCGTCCGACGGGGCATGCCGCCCGCAGCTTCGGTGACGCGCCGGGCGCGGCGCCGACGAACTTCTTCCTGGCGCCCGGGCCGCACCCACCCGAGGCGATCATCGGGTCGATCGAGGCCGGCCTCTACGTGACGGAGCTGATCGGCTTCGGGGTGAATGGCGTGACCGGGGACTACTCGCGCGGCGCGGCGGGCCTGTGGATCGAGCGGGGAGAGCTTGCGTATCCGGTCGAGGAGATCACCATCGCGGGCACTCTCCCCGCCATGTTCCGCGGCATCGAGATGGTGGGCAACGACCTCGTCTTCCGCAACGCGATTGCGGCTCCGACCCTCAAGATCGAGCGCATGACCGTCGCGGGAGCCTGA